A stretch of Brassica napus cultivar Da-Ae chromosome C6, Da-Ae, whole genome shotgun sequence DNA encodes these proteins:
- the LOC106449504 gene encoding aromatic aminotransferase ISS1 codes for MGSLEMLSRRTMGTDMPVMAQIRKLMAELTNPMSLAQGVVHWQPPQKALDKVKELVCDPKVSSYGPDEGIPELRQALQKKLREENKLTKSAVMVTAGANQAFVNLVLILNDPGDSVVMFQPYYFNAYMAFQMTGVTNIIVGPAHPQTLYPDADWLERTFSESKPTPKVVTVVNPGNPSGTYVPEPLLKRISKICKDAGCWLIVDNTYEYFMYDGLKHCCVEGDHIVNVFSFSKTYGMMGWRLGYIAYSENLKWFARELVKIQDNIPICASIISQRLAVYALEEGAGWITERVKGLVKNREIVKEALEPLGKENVKGGEGAIYLWAKLPEENGDDFKVVRWLAHRHGVVVIPGRASGSPGHVRVSFGGLKEEEMRAAAERLRKGLEELVHIGMV; via the exons ATGGGATCGTTGGAGATGCTTTCGAGGAGAACAATGGGCACAGATATGCCCGTCATGGCTCAG ATTAGGAAGTTAATGGCTGAGTTGACCAACCCCATGTCTCTTGCTCAG GGAGTGGTGCATTGGCAGCCTCCTCAAAAGGCTTTAGACAAGGTCAAGGAGCTTGTCTGTGATCCTAAGGTTAGCTCTTATGGACCAGATGAAGGTATTCCCGAGCTTAGGCAGGCTCTTCAGAAAAAGCTGCGTGAAGAAAATAAGCTAACTAAATCTGCAGTGATGGTTACCGCTGGTGCCAATCAG GCGTTTGTGAATCTTGTTCTTATACTAAACGATCCCGGTGATTCAGTTGTCATGTTTCAGCCATACTACTTCAATGCCTACATGGCCTTCCAGATGACTGGAGTCACCAACATAATTGTTGGTCCTGCCCATCCACAGACTCTCTATCCAGACGCAG ACTGGTTAGAGAGGACATTCTCTGAGTCTAAACCGACCCCAAAGGTTGTAACTGTTGTGAATCCTGGTAACCCAAGCGGCACCTATGTCCCCGAACCGCTTCTTAAGAGGATTTCAAAGATATGCAAAGATGCAGGGTGTTGGCTGATTGTAGATAACACATACGA GTATTTCATGTATGACGGTTTAAAACATTGTTGCGTGGAGGGAGACCATATTGTTAacgtcttctccttctctaaaaCCTATGGCATGATGGGTTGGAGGCTTGGATAT ATAGCTTACTCAGAGAACTTAAAATGGTTTGCGAGAGAGCTTGTGAAGATTCAAGACAACATCCCAATCTGTGCCTCAATAATATCTCAGCGCCTGGCTGTATACGCACTAGAGGAAGGTGCTGGGTGGATAACAGAACGGGTAAAAGGTCTGGTGAAAAACAGGGAGATTGTTAAAGAGGCCCTTGAGCCTCTGGGGAAGGAGAACGTTAAGGGAGGAGAAGGAGCGATTTACTTGTGGGCAAAGCTACCAGAGGAAAACGGAGATGATTTCAAGGTGGTGAGGTGGCTGGCTCACCGTCATGGAGTGGTGGTGATCCCCGGGCGTGCAAGCGGGAGCCCAGGGCATGTGCGGGTGTCGTTTGGAGGGTTGAAGGAGGAAGAAATGAGAGCAGCTGCAGAGAGGCTGAGGAAAGGATTAGAGGAGCTGGTTCACATTGGAATGGTGTGA
- the LOC106448223 gene encoding uncharacterized protein LOC106448223, whose protein sequence is MPKERPVPSNMTRVSPYPLRSSRTQREIQPESPIQTQGPGEWEDIKCVICMEPPHNAVLLKCSSFSKGCCTYMCDTSGRHSNCFKQYCRKNRSRSTKAIRCPNCRGEVKETIKVSAARRYLNAKPRCCAFDGCTFSGTYTQIEKHLKADHPRYSRPLVDPVRERAWDEMQRAAEYTEIMTAAGLPHNTPVHHQLPRHPVIQISVNGVVRNYFFAALTHMPTRVDTQAMGIVPSWTPS, encoded by the coding sequence ATGCCCAAGGAGAGACCAGTGCCAAGCAACATGACAAGAGTGTCACCATACCCGCTTCGCTCTTCAAGGACTCAAAGAGAGATCCAACCTGAGTCGCCTATCCAGACTCAAGGCCCAGGCGAGTGGGAGGACATCAAGTGTGTAATCTGCATGGAACCTCCACACAATGCCGTCCTCTTGAAGTGCTCTTCTTTCTCCAAGGGGTGCTGTACTTACATGTGCGACACCAGTGGTCGTCACTCCAATTGTTTCAAGCAGTACTGCAGAAAAAACAGGAGCCGCTCAACCAAGGCCATACGCTGTCCTAACTGCAGAGGAGAGGTTAAAGAGACGATCAAGGTGTCGGCTGCAAGGAGATATTTGAATGCTAAACCGAGGTGCTGCGCTTTTGACGGCTGCACCTTCTCGGGGACTTACACTCAGATAGAGAAGCACTTGAAAGCTGATCATCCCCGTTACAGCAGACCCTTGGTCGACCCAgtgagagagcgggcgtgggaTGAGATGCAGAGAGCTGCTGAGTACACTGAAATCATGACTGCAGCGGGTCTTCCGCATAATACCCCCGTGCATCATCAGCTTCCTCGTCATCCGGTGATTCAGATCAGCGTGAATGGAGTAGTGCGGAACTATTTCTTTGCTGCTTTGACTCACATGCCAACAAGAGTGGATACTCAAGCGATGGGCATAGTTCCCAGTTGGACTCCCTCCTGA
- the LOC111211602 gene encoding uncharacterized protein LOC111211602 has product MYQEVVLLLTLLCVSSSVVISGPISDGLLANGNFEKGPKPSQLKGSVIKGRTAVPNWEITGFVEYIKAGQKQDDMVLVVPEGSSAVRLGNEASISQKISVRSGRLYSITFSAARTCAQDERLNISVTHESGVIPIQTMYGSDGWDSYSWAFKAGGSEIEIRIHNPGREEHPACGPLIDAIAIKALFPPRFSGNNLIKNGNFEEGPYVFPKAKWGVLIPPFIEDDNSPLPGWMIESLKAVKYVDKAHFFVPEGHRAIELVGGKESAVSQIVRTSLNKFYALGFNVGDARDACEGPMAVEAFAGGRKILVEYASKGKGGFKQGRLVFKAVSARTRVTFLSTFYHMKNDHSGSLCGPVIDDVRLVAVRTLGG; this is encoded by the exons ATGTACCAAGAAGTCGTACTTCTCTTAACTCTACTATGCGTTTCTTCCAGTGTTGTCATATCGGGCCCGATCAGTGATG GTTTATTAGCAAACGGTAATTTCGAGAAGGGTCCGAAGCCATCCCAACTGAAAGGATCCGTTATTAAGGGACGAACCGCCGTGCCTAACTGGGAAATAACCGGTTTCGTGGAGTACATTAAAGCTGGTCAGAAACAAGACGACATGGTCCTGGTCGTACCGGAAGGCTCCTCCGCCGTAAGATTAGGCAACGAGGCCTCCATCTCCCAAAAAATCTCAGTCCGCTCAGGCCGTCTGTACTCGATTACGTTCAGCGCCGCTCGAACATGCGCTCAGGACGAGCGGCTCAACATCTCCGTCACTCATGAGTCCGGTGTCATTCCTATCCAGACCATGTACGGCAGCGATGGTTGGGACTCCTACTCATGGGCTTTTAAAGCTGGTGGATCCGAAATAGAGATCAGGATCCATAATCCGGGTCGTGAGGAGCACCCGGCTTGTGGACCATTGATCGACGCCATCGCTATCAAGGCTTTGTTCCCTCCCAGGTTCTCCGGAA ATAATTTGATAAAGAACGGAAATTTCGAAGAAGGACCTTACGTGTTCCCCAAGGCAAAATGGGGAGTACTGATACCACCTTTCATCGAGGACGATAACAGCCCGTTGCCTGGTTGGATGATCGAGTCTCTTAAGGCCGTTAAGTACGTGGACAAGGCTCATTTCTTCGTCCCTGAGGGACACCGAGCCATAGAGCTAGTTGGAGGCAAAGAGAGTGCCGTTTCTCAGATAGTGAGGACGTCACTCAACAAATTCTACGCCCTCGGTTTCAACGTAGGAGACGCAAGAGACGCTTGCGAGGGACCAATGGCAGTGGAGGCGTTCGCTGGAGGGAGGAAGATCCTGGTGGAGTACGCGTCTAAGGGTAAAGGCGGGTTTAAACAAGGGAGGCTTGTGTTCAAGGCTGTGTCTGCGAGGACTCGTGTCACTTTTCTCAGCACGTTTTACCATATGAAGAATGATCACTCTGGCTCGCTATGTGGTCCGGTTATAGATGACGTCAGGCTAGTGGCGGTTAGGACACTTGGAGGATGA
- the LOC106445944 gene encoding ADP,ATP carrier protein 1, chloroplastic, producing the protein MATVIQTRGLLSLPAKPIGVRSLLQPSHGLKHRLFASKPRNPPALSLSSNGHQKFQSFEPTLPGISISHKARSTEFICKAEAASAGEGDTAAISASPKIFGVEVTTLKKIIPLGLMFFCILFNYTILRDTKDVLVVTAKGSSAEIIPFLKTWVNLPMAIGFMLLYTKLSNVLSKRALFYTVIIPFILYFGAFGFVMYPLSNYIHPEALADKLLATLGPRFMGPLAILRIWSFCLFYVMAELWGSVVISVLFWGFANQITTVDEAKKFYPLFGLGANVALIFSGRTVKYFSNLRKNLGPGVDGWAVSLKAMMSIVVGMGLAICFLYWWVNTYVPLPARSQKKKNKPKMGTIESLKFLVSSPYIRDLATLVVAYGISINLVEVTWKSKLKAQFPSPNEYSAFMGDFSTCTGIATFTMMLLSQYVFDKYGWGVAAKITPTVLLLTGVAFFSLILFGGPFAPLVAKLGMTPLLAAVYVGALQNIFSKSAKYSLFDPCKEMAYIPLDEDTKVKGKAAIDVVCNPLGKSGGALIQQFMILSFGSLANSTPYLGMILLVIVTAWLAAAKSLEGQFNALRSEEELEKEMERASSVKIPVVSQDEGSLGESSSSSPEKSAPTNI; encoded by the exons atggcaaCCGTGATACAAACCAGAGGACTTCTCTCCTTACCCGCCAAACCCATCGGAGTGAGGAGCCTTCTCCAGCCATCCCACGGCTTAAAGCACAGACTTTTCGCCTCCAAACCGAGAAATCCACCTGCCTTGTCTCTATCCTCTAACGGCCACCAGAAATTTCAATCCTTTGAGCCAACCCTTCCCGGGATTTCCATTTCCCACAAGGCGAGAAGCACCGAGTTCATATGCAAAGCGGAGGCAGCGTCCGCCGGCGAAGGCGACACGGCGGCGATTTCAGCGTCGCCGAAGATCTTCGGCGTGGAGGTCACGACCTTGAAAAAGATAATACCTTTAGGGTTGATGTTCTTTTGCATTCTGTTCAACTACACAATCCTGAGGGACACGAAGGACGTCTTGGTGGTGACTGCGAAAGGGAGCTCAGCTGAGATTATACCTTTCTTGAAGACGTGGGTCAATCTCCCTATGGCCATTGGCTTCATGCTCCTCTACACCAAGCTCTCCAATGTTCTCTCCAAAAGGGCTCTCTTTTACACCGTTATCATCCCTTTCATCCTCTACTTTGGGGCCTTCGGTTTCGTCATGTACCCTCTCAGCAACTATATTCACCCCGAAGCTCTTGCTGATAAGCTCCTCGCCACTCTCGGCCCAAGGTTCATGGGTCCTCTTGCTATCCTGAGGATTTGGAGTTTCTGTTTGTTTTATGTCATGGCTGAGCTTTGGGGTAGTGTCGTCATTTCTGTTCTCTTCTGGGGCTTTGCTAATCAG ATAACAACTGTGGATGAAGCCAAGAAATTCTATCCTTTATTCGGACTTGGAGCCAACGTTGCGCTCATTTTCTCTGGAAGAACGGTGAAATACTTCTCTAACTTGAGAAAGAATCTTGGTCCTGGAGTTGACGGATGGGCAGTTTCACTGAAAGCCATGATGAGCATTGTGGTTGGGATGGGACTTGCCATCTGTTTCCTCTATTGGTGGGTTAATACATATGTTCCGCTTCCTGCCCGTAGCCAGAAGAAGAAG AACAAACCGAAGATGGGAACGATAGAGAGCTTGAAGTTCTTGGTGTCATCACCATACATAAGGGATCTTGCTACTTTAGTGGTGGCGTATGGTATTAGTATCAACCTTGTGGAAGTCACTTGGAAATCAAAGCTTAAAGCTCAG TTTCCTAGCCCGAACGAGTACTCAGCATTTATGGGGGACTTCTCAACCTGCACCGGTATTGCAACATTCACGATGATGCTTCTCAGCCAATACGTATTTGATAAATATGGCTGGGGAGTAGCAGCAAAGATCACCCCAACTGTTCTGCTATTGACTGGCGTTGCCTTCTTCTCCCTGATACTGTTTGGCGGCCCATTCGCACCACTTGTTGCCAAGCTTGGTATGACTCCGCTACTTGCAGCTGTCTATGTTGGTGCCCTTCAGAATATATTCAGCAAGAGTGCCAAGTACAGCTTGTTCGATCCCTGTAAAGAGATGGCCTATATCCCCTTGGATGAGGATACCAAG GTTAAAGGGAAAGCTGCGATTGACGTGGTATGCAACCCGTTGGGGAAATCAGGGGGTGCTCTAATACAGCAGTTCATGATCTTATCATTTGGATCACTAGCCAATTCAACGCCCTACCTAGGAATGATATTGTTGGTCATTGTCACTGCCTGGTTAGCTGCAGCTAAGTCGCTGGAGGGACAGTTCAACGCTTTGAGGTCTGAGGAAGAGCTGGAGAAGGAAATGGAGAGAGCTTCGTCGGTGAAGATCCCTGTTGTGTCTCAAGATGAAGGTTCCCTTGGAGAATCTTCAAGCAGTTCACCTGAGAAATCAGCTCCCACCAACATATAG
- the LOC106445945 gene encoding uncharacterized protein LOC106445945 — protein MLLRSTSAPILNSWLPQHCSRESSPEPESQLQRRNRSLSILSSKSIDRHTGELLHQTLSVHKESVHKSSNKENDSNDVISRRQRRSSLDESSHGTAYRKKILDPSSTFLMERLFSSSGQGEKVCDDDDDGLETLVSGGSGMGSSGGKICTGGGVGGSGVDGGGSEDATDVYYREMINLNPGNSILTGNYAKFLKEVRGDMKRAEEYCERVILGNTNDGNVLSLYADLILHNHGDRKRAHSYFQQAAQMSPDDCYVQASYARFLWDVEEDEDEVDGEEEQRSDEIGIMPSTTTFRDFSQLSAISTQS, from the exons ATGTTATTGAGAAGCACATCTGCTCCGATACTGAACTCGTGGCTTCCACAACACTGCTCGAGAGAATCATCTCCGGAGCCCGAGTCACAGCTCCAACGCCGAAACAGATCGTTGTCTATTCTCTCTTCAAAGTCCATAGACAGACACACAGGGGAGCTGTTGCACCAAACTCTCTCTGTGcacaaggagagtgttcataAATCAAGTAACAAGGAAAACGACAGCAATGACGTAATATCACGCAGGCAGCGCAGGTCATCTTTAGATGAAAGTTCCCATGGAACAGCTTACCGGAAAAAGATTTTGGATCCTTCGTCGACCTTTTTAATGGAGAGGCTATTCTCGAGCTCTGGACAAGGAGAGAAGgtttgtgatgatgatgatgatggtctGGAGACTCTTGTGAGTGGTGGTAGTGGTATGGGAAGCAGCGGTGGCAAGATATGTACGGGAGGCGGTGTCGGTGGAAGCGGCGTTGACGGCGGTGGAAGTGAGGACGCCACCGATGTGTATTACCGCGAGATGATCAACTTGAATCCTGGAAACTCTATTTTGACCGGAAACTACGCCAAGTTCTTGAAAGAG GTGAGAGGAGACATGAAGAGAGCAGAAGAGTACTGTGAAAGAGTAATTTTAGGGAACACCAACGATGGAAACGTTCTCTCGCTGTACGCGGATCTCATTTTGCATAACCATGGTGATCGTAAAAGAGCACACTCTTATTTCCAACAAGCTGCCCAAATGTCCCCCGACGATTG CTACGTGCAAGCTTCCTACGCAAGGTTTCTGTGGGATGTGGAGGAGGACGAAGATGAAgtagatggagaagaagagcaaaGGAGTGATGAAATTGGCATCATGCCTTCAACAACCACCTTCCGTGACTTTTCCCAACTCTCTGCTATTTCCACGCAGTCCTAA
- the LOC111197998 gene encoding cyclin-A2-4 isoform X2, which translates to MKEIAVSGNSIPLHARPVTRALASALGASSKLITSSSPNQGRVLRANSKRRALDDKKNANPPKKKKKRALLKDITNVTSHNSYTTSCLSAAKLQVKNIKQIKKGRACSSKVASSSAMVQVESDSAGVSLSGCTDTNEASSSLKPSSRLPPRPLGRSAERRSTVASIPKFTDIDSDVKDPLLCSLYAPDIYYNLRVAELKRRPCPDFMGRTQRDVTQTMRGILVDWLVEVSEEYTLASDTLYLTVYLIDWFLNGNCMERQRLQLLGITCMLIASKYEEIYAPRIEEFCFITDNTYTRDQVLDMESQVLKHFSFQIYTPTSKTFLRRFLRAAQPSHLMMPSVEMEFLANYLTELTLIECQFLKYLPSVIAASAVFLAKWTMNQSSHPWNLTLEHYTTYKASDLKACVQALQELQLNTKGCPLNSIRIKYRQDKFKCVAVFTSPKVPERLF; encoded by the exons ATGAAGGAGATAGCTGTTTCCGGGAACTCCATTCCTCTCCATGCTCGTCCTGTAACTCGTGCCCTTGCCTCTGCTCTCGGTGCTTCTTCTAAGTTGATTACATCTTCTTCACCCAACCAGGGAAGGGTTCTGAGAGCAAACAGCAAAAGAAGAGCCTTGGATGATAAGAAGAATGCCAATCcacctaagaagaagaagaagcgagcTCTTCTTAAGGATATCACAAATGTTACCTCCCATAATTCTTATACTACAAGCTGCTTAAGTGCAGCTAAACTTCAg GTAAAGAATATCAAGCAGATCAAAAAGGGAAGGGCATGTTCTTCCAAGGTGGCATCATCTTCTGCTATGGTACAAGTTGAGTCAGATTCAGCAGGAGTAAGCTTGTCTGGCTGTACTGACACAAACGAAGCATCTTCTAGCTTAAAGCCGAGTTCCAGGTTGCCTCCTAGACCCCTTGGGAGGTCAG CTGAGAGACGTTCCACTGTGGCAAGTATCCCAAAATTCACTGACATTGATTCAGATGTTAAGGATCCTCTTCTCTGTAGCCTATATGCACCTGATATCTACTACAACCTGCGTGTTGCTGAG CTTAAACGCAGACCATGTCCTGATTTTATGGGGAGAACACAAAGAGATGTGACTCAGACAATGCGTGGAATCCTCGTTGATTGGCTTGTTGAG GTCTCAGAGGAATACACACTTGCATCTGACACTCTCTACCTCACAGTGTATCTCATAGACTGGTTTCTAAATGGGAACTGCATGGAAAGACAAAGACTTCAGTTGCTGGGCATCACTTGTATGCTCATTGCTTC AAAGTATGAGGAAATCTATGCGCCACGCATTGAAGAGTTCTGCTTCATCACGGATAACACTTACACAAGAGATCAGGTCCTGGATATGGAGAGCCAAGTACTGAAGCATTTCAGCTTTCAAATTTACACTCCCACTTCTAAAACATTCCTCAG gagaTTTCTCCGAGCAGCTCAACCTTCTCACCTG ATGATGCCAAGTGTGGAAATGGAGTTTCTGGCGAATTATCTGACGGAATTGACGTTAATAGAGTGTCAGTTCTTGAAGTACCTACCTTCGGTTATAGCTGCATCGGCTGTTTTTCTAGCCAAGTGGACAATGAACCAATCAAGCCACCCTTGG AACCTAACACTTGAGCATTACACAACGTACAAAGCCTCGGACCTCAAAGCATGTGTTCAGGCCTTGCAAGAGCTGCAGCTTAACACCAAAGGATGTCCCTTAAACTCCATACGCATCAAGTACAGGCAAGACAAG TTCAAATGCGTGGCGGTGTTCACATCTCCAAAGGTACCTGAGAGGCTATTCTGA
- the LOC111197998 gene encoding cyclin-A2-4 isoform X1, with translation MKEIAVSGNSIPLHARPVTRALASALGASSKLITSSSPNQGRVLRANSKRRALDDKKNANPPKKKKKRALLKDITNVTSHNSYTTSCLSAAKLQVKNIKQIKKGRACSSKVASSSAMVQVESDSAGVSLSGCTDTNEASSSLKPSSRLPPRPLGRSAERRSTVASIPKFTDIDSDVKDPLLCSLYAPDIYYNLRVAELKRRPCPDFMGRTQRDVTQTMRGILVDWLVEVSEEYTLASDTLYLTVYLIDWFLNGNCMERQRLQLLGITCMLIASVWWCFLKRKYEEIYAPRIEEFCFITDNTYTRDQVLDMESQVLKHFSFQIYTPTSKTFLRRFLRAAQPSHLMMPSVEMEFLANYLTELTLIECQFLKYLPSVIAASAVFLAKWTMNQSSHPWNLTLEHYTTYKASDLKACVQALQELQLNTKGCPLNSIRIKYRQDKFKCVAVFTSPKVPERLF, from the exons ATGAAGGAGATAGCTGTTTCCGGGAACTCCATTCCTCTCCATGCTCGTCCTGTAACTCGTGCCCTTGCCTCTGCTCTCGGTGCTTCTTCTAAGTTGATTACATCTTCTTCACCCAACCAGGGAAGGGTTCTGAGAGCAAACAGCAAAAGAAGAGCCTTGGATGATAAGAAGAATGCCAATCcacctaagaagaagaagaagcgagcTCTTCTTAAGGATATCACAAATGTTACCTCCCATAATTCTTATACTACAAGCTGCTTAAGTGCAGCTAAACTTCAg GTAAAGAATATCAAGCAGATCAAAAAGGGAAGGGCATGTTCTTCCAAGGTGGCATCATCTTCTGCTATGGTACAAGTTGAGTCAGATTCAGCAGGAGTAAGCTTGTCTGGCTGTACTGACACAAACGAAGCATCTTCTAGCTTAAAGCCGAGTTCCAGGTTGCCTCCTAGACCCCTTGGGAGGTCAG CTGAGAGACGTTCCACTGTGGCAAGTATCCCAAAATTCACTGACATTGATTCAGATGTTAAGGATCCTCTTCTCTGTAGCCTATATGCACCTGATATCTACTACAACCTGCGTGTTGCTGAG CTTAAACGCAGACCATGTCCTGATTTTATGGGGAGAACACAAAGAGATGTGACTCAGACAATGCGTGGAATCCTCGTTGATTGGCTTGTTGAG GTCTCAGAGGAATACACACTTGCATCTGACACTCTCTACCTCACAGTGTATCTCATAGACTGGTTTCTAAATGGGAACTGCATGGAAAGACAAAGACTTCAGTTGCTGGGCATCACTTGTATGCTCATTGCTTC AGTTTGGTGGTGTTTCTTAAAAAGAAAGTATGAGGAAATCTATGCGCCACGCATTGAAGAGTTCTGCTTCATCACGGATAACACTTACACAAGAGATCAGGTCCTGGATATGGAGAGCCAAGTACTGAAGCATTTCAGCTTTCAAATTTACACTCCCACTTCTAAAACATTCCTCAG gagaTTTCTCCGAGCAGCTCAACCTTCTCACCTG ATGATGCCAAGTGTGGAAATGGAGTTTCTGGCGAATTATCTGACGGAATTGACGTTAATAGAGTGTCAGTTCTTGAAGTACCTACCTTCGGTTATAGCTGCATCGGCTGTTTTTCTAGCCAAGTGGACAATGAACCAATCAAGCCACCCTTGG AACCTAACACTTGAGCATTACACAACGTACAAAGCCTCGGACCTCAAAGCATGTGTTCAGGCCTTGCAAGAGCTGCAGCTTAACACCAAAGGATGTCCCTTAAACTCCATACGCATCAAGTACAGGCAAGACAAG TTCAAATGCGTGGCGGTGTTCACATCTCCAAAGGTACCTGAGAGGCTATTCTGA
- the LOC111215024 gene encoding molybdate transporter 2 — protein sequence METTTTPLLPDRCGWLRRRLRLKNPLSSELSGAVGDLGTFIPIVLTLTLVSNLDLSATLIFTGFYNIATGLLFDIPMPVQPMKSIAAVAVSETPHLTPSQIAAAGASTAATLLLLGATGAMSFLYNIIPLPVVRGVQLSQGLQFAFTAIKYVRYDYDTATLKPSSSPRSWLGLDGLILALAALLFIILSTGSGTDRDCAGDGDFAESSSNETQSRHRRRLRFLSSIPSALIVFLVGLVLCFIRDPSIFKDLKFGPSKFKILKITWDDWKIGFVRAAIPQIPLSVLNSVIAVCKLSNDLFDKELSATTVSVSVGVMNLIGCWFGAMPVCHGAGGLAGQYRFGARSGLSVVFLGVGKLIVGLVFGNSFVRILSQFPIGILGVLLLFAGIELAMASKDMNTKEDSFIMLVCAAVSMTGSSAALGFGCGVVLYLLLKLRTLDSSSVALFSRSNDDSETASHVA from the coding sequence ATGGAGACAACGACCACTCCTCTTCTCCCCGACCGATGCGGGTGGCTCCGCCGTCGTCTCCGCCTCAAGAACCCTCTTTCCTCTGAACTCTCCGGCGCCGTCGGTGATCTTGGCACCTTCATCCCCATCGTTCTAACCCTGACACTAGTCTCGAATCTCGATCTCTCCGCCACTCTCATCTTCACAGGATTCTACAACATCGCCACAGGCCTCCTCTTCGACATCCCTATGCCCGTCCAGCCCATGAAATCCATCGCCGCCGTCGCCGTCTCCGAGACCCCGCATCTCACTCCTTCTCAGATCGCCGCCGCCGGAGCATCCACCGCCGCCACGCTCCTCCTCCTCGGCGCCACCGGAGCCATGTCTTTCCTATACAACATCATCCCTCTCCCGGTGGTAAGAGGCGTCCAGCTTTCTCAGGGTCTTCAGTTCGCCTTCACCGCCATCAAATACGTCAGGTATGATTACGACACTGCCACACTCAAGCCCTCTTCTTCTCCCCGTTCCTGGCTCGGCCTCGACGGCCTTATCTTGGCTCTTGCTGCTCTTCTCTTCATCATTTTGTCCACCGGCTCCGGCACCGACAGAGACTGCGCCGGAGATGGAGATTTCGCCGAGAGTTCCAGCAACGAAACGCAATCTCGCCACCGGAGGAGACTGCGTTTTCTCTCTTCGATTCCATCTGCGTTAATTGTCTTCCTTGTCGGGTTAGTGCTCTGTTTCATACGCGATCCTTCCATTTTCAAAGACCTTAAATTTGGTCCGTCAAAGTTCAAGATCCTGAAAATCACTTGGGACGATTGGAAGATCGGGTTTGTAAGGGCGGCGATTCCTCAGATTCCACTCTCTGTGCTGAACTCTGTGATCGCTGTCTGTAAATTATCCAATGACTTGTTCGACAAGGAACTATCAGCTACTACGGTCTCCGTCAGCGTTGGTGTGATGAACTTAATCGGGTGCTGGTTTGGCGCAATGCCGGTTTGTCACGGTGCTGGTGGTTTAGCTGGGCAGTATCGGTTCGGCGCAAGGAGTGGTTTGTCGGTTGTCTTTCTCGGTGTCGGGAAACTGATTGTGGGTTTGGTGTTTGGGAACTCGTTTGTGAGGATTCTGAGCCAGTTTCCGATTGGAATACTGGGGGTTCTCTTGCTGTTCGCAGGGATCGAACTTGCCATGGCTTCCAAAGATATGAACACGAAAGAAGATTCGTTTATCATGCTGGTCTGCGCTGCCGTGTCAATGACAGGCTCAAGCGCAGCCCTAGGGTTTGGGTGTGGCGTTGTTCTTTACTTGCTACTGAAGCTAAGAACGCTAGACTCTTCCTCGGTTGCTCTGTTTTCCCGGTCAAATGATGATTCCGAAACAGCTTCTCATGTGGCCTAA